The proteins below are encoded in one region of Peribacillus muralis:
- a CDS encoding type 1 glutamine amidotransferase family protein, with protein sequence MKIKKVYLYVFNTMSDWEYGYLIAELNSGRYFKKDLAPLKVITVGANKEIITTMGGLSIKPDIILEECTLDSKDLVILPGGNTWGEAIHQPILRKIGEALKLGTIVAAICGATEGLANMGYLDTRKHTSNSLDYIKMVCPNYKGENFYEMESVVASENLVTASGLAPLEFAMEVLKKLDVFAPDTLHSWYNLNKTHKPEYFFQLMNSINK encoded by the coding sequence ATGAAAATAAAAAAAGTTTATCTTTATGTATTTAATACAATGTCAGACTGGGAATATGGATATTTAATTGCTGAACTAAACTCAGGAAGATATTTCAAAAAGGATTTAGCACCTTTAAAAGTAATTACAGTAGGAGCTAATAAAGAAATTATCACTACAATGGGAGGACTGAGTATAAAACCAGATATTATTCTTGAAGAATGTACTCTTGACAGTAAAGATCTTGTAATTCTACCTGGAGGGAATACTTGGGGAGAAGCTATTCATCAACCTATCTTGAGAAAAATTGGCGAGGCTTTAAAGCTTGGCACTATCGTTGCTGCAATTTGTGGTGCAACTGAAGGACTAGCGAATATGGGATACCTAGATACTAGAAAGCATACAAGCAATAGCTTAGATTATATTAAAATGGTCTGTCCTAATTATAAAGGAGAAAATTTTTATGAGATGGAATCTGTGGTAGCTAGTGAAAATTTGGTTACTGCATCAGGATTAGCTCCTTTGGAATTTGCGATGGAAGTACTGAAAAAATTAGATGTATTTGCACCAGATACATTACATTCATGGTATAACCTAAATAAGACTCACAAACCTGAATACTTCTTCCAATTAATGAACTCAATAAATAAATGA
- a CDS encoding C40 family peptidase: MKRFILTIISIILVGFGTNVQADAKEKKLDETAYVDVSVATLWTAPNILRPVDEPSAANPVNMRKWTSAMTLEQQLQLSADGMLETQALYGNKVTILERQGEWVKVAVAGQPTPRNDLGYPGWMPASQLTYSKKFAKAENQPFIMITEPTTFLYPSPSFKEKNLEISYNTLLPYEGETKNAYKVLKPNGKKAFVKKEHAKLFSSIAEIPAPTGEKLVETGKKFLGLHYLWAGMSGFGFDCSGFTFTMYQSYGITIPRDSSVQAKNGVSVELDDLQSGDLLFFAHDNGKGSVHHVAMYAGNGMMIHSPNSKKNVEIIPVDTKGYIEELSGARRYLP; the protein is encoded by the coding sequence ATGAAACGTTTCATTTTAACGATTATTTCCATTATCCTAGTAGGATTTGGTACGAATGTACAAGCAGACGCGAAAGAGAAAAAATTGGATGAAACCGCTTATGTTGATGTCTCAGTAGCCACACTTTGGACAGCTCCAAATATTTTACGTCCCGTTGATGAACCATCTGCTGCCAACCCAGTGAATATGAGAAAGTGGACGAGTGCTATGACACTTGAGCAGCAATTGCAATTATCCGCTGACGGAATGCTGGAAACTCAAGCTCTTTACGGAAATAAAGTGACCATTCTTGAAAGACAAGGTGAGTGGGTGAAAGTAGCTGTTGCGGGTCAACCAACCCCAAGAAATGATTTAGGATACCCTGGTTGGATGCCAGCATCCCAATTAACCTATAGCAAAAAGTTTGCAAAGGCAGAAAATCAACCTTTCATTATGATTACCGAACCTACAACCTTTCTTTATCCATCACCATCTTTTAAAGAAAAAAATTTAGAAATTAGCTACAATACTCTCCTTCCCTATGAAGGCGAAACCAAAAATGCTTATAAAGTACTCAAACCAAATGGCAAAAAGGCTTTTGTAAAAAAGGAACACGCCAAATTGTTTAGCTCAATAGCTGAAATTCCTGCGCCAACAGGGGAAAAGTTAGTAGAAACAGGAAAAAAATTTCTTGGATTGCATTATTTATGGGCCGGCATGAGCGGCTTTGGTTTTGATTGTTCAGGATTTACCTTTACGATGTATCAATCATACGGAATTACCATACCAAGAGATTCCAGTGTCCAAGCAAAAAATGGTGTATCAGTTGAACTTGATGATCTCCAGTCTGGGGACTTACTTTTCTTTGCTCATGATAATGGAAAAGGAAGTGTACACCATGTAGCCATGTACGCGGGAAATGGTATGATGATTCACTCGCCAAACTCAAAGAAAAATGTTGAAATCATTCCTGTTGATACTAAAGGGTATATAGAGGAATTATCAGGTGCAAGAAGGTATTTGCCTTAA